Proteins from one Mycobacterium sp. SMC-2 genomic window:
- a CDS encoding MBL fold metallo-hydrolase, protein MQVTSVGHAGFLIETPAGSILCDPWVNPAYFASWFPFPDNSGLDWDRLGDCDYLYVSHLHKDHFDPKNLAEHVNKDAVVLLPDFPVPDLRNALQELGFYRFFETSNSVKHRVSGPKGDLDVMIIALRAPADGPLGDSALVVSDGETTAFNMNDARPVDLDMLTPAFGHIDVHMLQYSGAIWYPMVYDMPARAKESFGVQKRQRQMDRARQYIAQVGATWVIPSAGPPCFLDPELRHLNDDHGDAANIFPDQMVFLDQMRSHGNDGGLLMIPGSTADFTGTTLNSLRHPLPDDRVEEIFTTGKRAYIADYAERMAPVLAAERAGWAPASGEPLLEQLRALFEPIMSQSDEICDGIGYPVELVVGPETVVLDFPKRAVRERIPDEKFRYGFAISPELVRTVLRDREPDWVNTIFLSTRFRAWRVGGYNEYLYTFFKCLTDERIAYADGWFAETHDDSSSVTLEGWEIQRRCPHLKADLSKFGVVEGNTLTCNLHGWQWRLDDGRCLTARGHQLRSSRA, encoded by the coding sequence GTGCAGGTCACAAGCGTAGGTCACGCCGGATTTCTGATCGAGACTCCCGCGGGCAGCATACTTTGCGACCCCTGGGTCAACCCCGCGTACTTCGCATCGTGGTTCCCGTTCCCGGACAACAGCGGGCTGGACTGGGACAGGCTGGGCGACTGCGACTACCTCTACGTTTCGCACCTGCACAAGGATCACTTCGACCCCAAGAATCTGGCCGAGCACGTCAACAAAGACGCGGTGGTGTTACTGCCCGACTTTCCGGTGCCGGACCTCCGAAACGCGTTGCAAGAGCTTGGCTTCTACCGGTTCTTCGAGACCAGCAACTCGGTCAAGCACCGGGTCAGCGGACCGAAGGGCGACCTAGACGTCATGATCATCGCCCTGCGGGCGCCGGCCGACGGCCCGCTCGGCGACTCGGCGCTCGTGGTTTCCGACGGCGAGACAACGGCTTTCAACATGAACGACGCCCGGCCGGTCGATCTGGACATGCTGACACCGGCCTTCGGGCACATCGACGTGCACATGCTGCAGTACTCCGGCGCGATCTGGTACCCGATGGTCTACGATATGCCGGCCCGCGCCAAGGAATCCTTCGGTGTCCAGAAACGGCAGCGCCAGATGGACCGCGCCCGCCAGTACATCGCCCAGGTGGGCGCGACGTGGGTCATCCCGTCGGCGGGGCCGCCGTGCTTTTTGGACCCGGAGTTGCGTCACCTCAACGACGACCACGGCGATGCGGCCAACATCTTCCCGGACCAGATGGTGTTCCTCGACCAGATGCGCAGCCACGGAAACGACGGCGGCCTGCTGATGATCCCCGGCTCGACCGCGGACTTCACCGGCACCACCTTGAATTCGCTGCGCCACCCGCTCCCGGACGACCGCGTCGAGGAGATCTTCACCACCGGGAAGCGGGCCTATATCGCCGACTACGCCGAGCGGATGGCGCCCGTCCTGGCCGCGGAGCGGGCGGGCTGGGCCCCCGCCTCCGGGGAACCACTGCTGGAGCAGTTGCGCGCGCTGTTCGAACCGATCATGTCGCAGAGCGACGAGATCTGCGACGGAATCGGCTATCCCGTCGAACTGGTGGTCGGCCCGGAGACCGTCGTCCTGGACTTCCCGAAACGCGCTGTGCGCGAACGCATCCCGGACGAAAAATTTCGCTACGGGTTCGCCATCTCGCCGGAGTTGGTCCGCACCGTGCTGCGTGATCGGGAACCGGACTGGGTGAACACCATCTTCTTGTCCACCCGATTCAGGGCGTGGCGCGTCGGCGGCTACAACGAATACCTCTACACCTTCTTCAAGTGCCTCACCGACGAACGGATCGCGTACGCCGACGGCTGGTTCGCCGAGACGCACGACGATTCGTCGTCGGTCACGCTGGAAGGCTGGGAGATTCAGCGGCGCTGTCCCCACCTGAAGGCAGACCTGTCGAAATTCGGTGTGGTGGAGGGTAATACATTGACCTGCAATCTGCACGGCTGGCAGTGGCGGTTGGACGACGGGCGGTGCCTGACGGCGCGGGGTCACCAGCTGCGAAGTTCGCGGGCATGA
- a CDS encoding condensation domain-containing protein → MFGITTLRDWTPQAGPVTCWHASPAAKSKAAQAPASPVPPSYQQAQHLRRYSDHAARGLDMSRLMIFTWEVPGRCDIRAMNYAINAHIRRHDTYHSWFEYRDAQHIVRHTIADPADIELVPTEHGQLTPEELRAHISTPQPLQWDCFFFGVVQSDACFTFYASIAHLCVDPMIVGVLFTEIHMMYAALVGGDAPVELPEAGRYGDYCARQRAEMAALTANSPGVRAWIEFAAGNGGTLPYFPLPLGDLSVPYAGRLVTETLMDERQTERFERACLGAGARFSGGVFGCAGLAQRELTGADTFSMVTTTDTRRTPNELMTTGWFTGLVPVTVDVAGCFEDAAQSAQTSFDSGIELATVPFDRVLELAPPEASLARPRPGNFVMSFLDASIAPLSCVANSDLNFRIYDEGRVSHQVSMWVIRLQHETKVTALFPDNPIALESVDSYIEAMKRAYVRVADGGRSQAFAHSRAPLTALT, encoded by the coding sequence GTGTTTGGCATAACGACACTGCGAGACTGGACACCGCAAGCGGGCCCCGTTACCTGCTGGCACGCTTCACCCGCGGCGAAGTCCAAAGCGGCACAAGCGCCGGCCAGTCCGGTACCGCCCAGCTACCAGCAGGCGCAACACCTGCGGCGCTACAGCGATCACGCGGCCCGGGGCCTGGACATGTCGCGCTTGATGATCTTCACCTGGGAAGTCCCGGGCCGGTGCGACATTCGCGCCATGAACTACGCGATCAACGCGCACATTCGTCGGCACGACACCTACCACAGCTGGTTCGAGTACCGCGACGCGCAGCACATCGTTCGCCATACCATCGCGGACCCTGCCGACATCGAACTCGTCCCGACCGAACACGGCCAGCTGACGCCCGAGGAACTGCGCGCCCACATATCGACCCCGCAGCCGTTGCAGTGGGATTGTTTCTTCTTCGGGGTAGTGCAAAGCGACGCCTGTTTCACCTTCTACGCGAGCATCGCCCACCTGTGCGTCGACCCCATGATCGTCGGCGTCCTCTTCACGGAGATCCACATGATGTACGCAGCCCTGGTCGGCGGCGACGCACCCGTGGAACTTCCCGAGGCCGGCCGGTACGGTGACTACTGCGCCCGGCAACGGGCGGAGATGGCCGCGTTGACGGCAAACTCCCCAGGGGTTCGCGCATGGATCGAATTCGCCGCCGGCAACGGCGGGACGCTGCCGTACTTCCCGCTGCCCCTGGGCGACCTCTCGGTGCCCTACGCCGGCAGGCTCGTCACCGAGACGCTGATGGACGAGCGGCAGACGGAACGGTTCGAGCGGGCCTGTCTCGGTGCCGGCGCGCGATTCAGCGGCGGCGTGTTCGGCTGTGCGGGGCTCGCGCAGCGCGAACTCACCGGCGCCGACACGTTTTCCATGGTGACCACCACCGATACCCGCAGGACGCCGAACGAATTGATGACGACGGGCTGGTTCACCGGTTTGGTCCCGGTCACGGTCGACGTCGCGGGGTGTTTCGAGGACGCGGCGCAGTCGGCGCAGACGTCCTTCGACTCGGGAATCGAGTTGGCGACCGTGCCGTTCGACCGGGTGCTGGAGTTGGCGCCGCCGGAGGCGAGCCTGGCCAGGCCACGGCCCGGCAACTTCGTGATGTCGTTCCTGGACGCCAGCATCGCCCCCTTGTCCTGTGTCGCCAACTCCGACTTGAACTTTCGCATCTACGACGAGGGCAGGGTCTCCCATCAGGTCTCCATGTGGGTGATTCGGCTCCAGCACGAGACCAAGGTGACGGCGCTGTTCCCCGACAATCCGATCGCCCTCGAGTCGGTGGACAGCTATATCGAGGCCATGAAGCGGGCATATGTCCGGGTCGCCGACGGCGGACGCAGCCAGGCTTTTGCGCACTCGCGCGCGCCGCTAACCGCGCTGACCTAG
- a CDS encoding GAP family protein, with product MWITVLVLAGSVIFEPIRLSLVVLLLSRRRPLLQLLAFLCGGFTMSVGVGLVVLFLLRAAPVVGHFSVAEVQIASGLVGLLIAVVLATRSSLRSLADPVSVGAAVGGDGGSGGVALAERPAPSGRRQVADRTRIVLGGDSLCVATVGGMGAALPSANYLGSLAAILASHAAPVAEVQALLAFNLVAFTVAEIPLIGYLAAPQKTRNLMAALQNWLRSRGRRDIAAWVAAGGCFMLVLGVTSLGAG from the coding sequence ATGTGGATCACCGTGCTGGTGCTGGCCGGCTCGGTGATTTTCGAGCCGATACGGCTCAGTCTGGTGGTCCTGCTGCTCAGCAGGCGGCGCCCACTTCTGCAGCTGCTCGCGTTCTTGTGCGGTGGCTTCACCATGAGCGTCGGCGTGGGCCTGGTGGTGCTTTTCCTCCTCAGGGCCGCCCCGGTCGTCGGCCACTTCAGCGTGGCGGAGGTCCAGATCGCTTCCGGGCTAGTCGGTTTGCTGATCGCGGTCGTGTTGGCCACCCGTTCTTCGCTGCGCAGCCTGGCCGATCCCGTCTCGGTGGGCGCGGCGGTCGGCGGTGACGGCGGCAGCGGTGGTGTTGCCCTGGCCGAGCGGCCGGCGCCGAGCGGCCGCCGGCAAGTGGCCGACCGCACCCGCATCGTGTTGGGAGGCGACTCCCTCTGCGTCGCAACGGTTGGCGGGATGGGCGCCGCGTTGCCGTCCGCGAACTACCTGGGCTCGCTGGCCGCCATCCTGGCCTCGCACGCCGCACCGGTCGCCGAGGTCCAGGCGCTGCTGGCCTTCAACCTGGTGGCGTTCACCGTGGCCGAGATCCCACTGATCGGCTACCTGGCGGCGCCGCAGAAGACGCGCAATCTGATGGCCGCGCTGCAGAACTGGCTGCGATCGCGGGGTCGCCGCGACATCGCCGCGTGGGTGGCGGCCGGGGGTTGTTTCATGCTCGTCCTCGGGGTGACCAGCCTGGGGGCGGGGTAG